In the Desulfuromonas sp. DDH964 genome, CAAGGCCTCGGCGACCAACCTGCGCCGCAATTTCCTGCGCCCGGCGATCTTCGGCCTGGTGGTACTGGCGCTACTGCTGGGGTTCGGCATCCGCCATCCCTACGCCCTGGTCGCCTTCAGTCTCTGCGGCTTTGTCGCCGCAACCATCGTCCTGGAATTTGTCGCTGCCCTGCGCTCACGCGACAAGCAACCCGGCGAATCTTCCTGGAGCGCCGGACCGAAGCTGCTGTGGCGCCTGCGGCGCCGCTACGGCGGACATCTGGTCCATTTCGGGCTGGTGCTGATGGTGGTCGGCATTACCGGCTCCACGGCCTTCAAGCAGGAAGCCCAGGGAACCCTGAAGCGTGGCGAGACCCTGCAGGTGGGGCGTTACGAACTGCGCTATGACGATTTCAACGTCTACAACAAATTCAACCGCACCATTTACGGCGCGCAGCTGAGCGTCTTCAATGGGGGTGAGCCGCTCGGCATCCTGGAGACGCAGCGTCGGGTCTATGTCAACGCCGAGCAGCCGACCACCGAGGTTGCCCTGCGCACGACCCTGCGTGACGATCTGTACGTCACCATGCCGGGGATCGGCCGCAACCAGGAGATCACCCTCAAGGCGGCCGTCAATCCGCTGCTGGTCTGGGGCTGGATCGGCGGAGCGCTGATGGTCGTGGGGGGCGTTGTCGCCATCATCCCCGAGCGCAAGAGGAGAATCGCGTCATGAACACGTCCGTCCGCAACCGGCTTGCGTTTTTCCCCGTTCTGCTGCTCCTGCTGGTCCTGGCCCTGCCCGGCCGGGCCGCGGCCCTCACCGAGGCCGAGGTCAGCAATCACCTGATGTGCTATGCCTGTCCCGAGGACCAGCTGTCCGTATGTAACTGCGGCGGTGCCCAGGAGATGAAGGACACCATTCACCGGATGATCGGCGAAGGCAAAAGCAAGCAGGAGATTCTCGATTATTTTGTCGCCCGCTACGGCGAGGCCATCATCTCCACGCCGCCCCAGAAGGGGTTCGCCCTGACCGCCTACGTGGCCCCGTACGTCGGCCTGTGCGCCGGGGCCATCGTCGCGCTTTTCCTGGTTGGGCGCTGGGCCCGCCGCAGCGGCAAGGTTAACGAATCGGAAACCGCTGCAGCGGACGACAGCCCGGCGATCGTCGATGCCGCCGCAAGAGAGCGGGTCGCGCAGGAACTGGCGCGGCTCGAGAAGGAGGAATAGCTCATGACCGGCGTCATCTTCATTATCC is a window encoding:
- a CDS encoding cytochrome c-type biogenesis protein, with the translated sequence MNTSVRNRLAFFPVLLLLLVLALPGRAAALTEAEVSNHLMCYACPEDQLSVCNCGGAQEMKDTIHRMIGEGKSKQEILDYFVARYGEAIISTPPQKGFALTAYVAPYVGLCAGAIVALFLVGRWARRSGKVNESETAAADDSPAIVDAAARERVAQELARLEKEE